From the Fusobacterium ulcerans ATCC 49185 genome, the window TATGGAAACTTTAAGAAATCTTCTTGAAATCAAAGAATCATATAAAAGATATTATGATATTGAAAAAAACCTGCTTATGCCAGTATTGAAAGATCTTGAAGATAATGGGCATCTTCCCCTTTTATATACTAAGAATAAAAATGGAGATTATAAAAGTGCAAAAATACTAGGAATCACTCTTGAAAAACAGATAGTAGAAAATAGTAATACCATTATAATAAATGATATTATGACGAAAATAGGAAAAGAGGTTAAAAATTTTACTGAAATATACTCTATTGTATTAAAAGCTTTAGCAGAACATGGGGAAGAATATGTTAGAAACAACACAGATTATGCTTTAAAGAATTTCACTGGAAATTTTGATATCTATCTGGAGCAACTCCTGCTTAAGAATACTCCTGTAGAAAAAGCATTTCTTACAGTTAAAAAGAAATTTAAAACTCTTTTTGAACTCCATATGGAAGTATTAAAGATAGCACAAAAAGAAAGCCATTATCCATCAAATTTAAAATTTCTTATTAAAATTTATTCTTTAAAAGATGGTGAATCAACTGTTTGTGATGGAAAAGATATCTCAATGAAGATAACATATAACAAAAATGATTTTTCATATATAGAAGTGTTCAGACAAAAGATGAATGAAGATGATATAAAAATAGATTAACCTAACAGGAAGTTCTCCCTCTTCTTTACAATAAAAAACAGAAAGAAAATTTCCTAGTAAAACTATATTTCCTTATGAATCTAAGCTATATAATTGGAATTCTATAACTAAGACTATTAAAATTATCTTTTTTACTATATTCCATATTTATTTTCCATATTATATTTTATCATTTACTTTATTTTTATAATGTAAATTTATACACTATAATTTTATCTGTAACAAAACATATTATTCTTCTCAAATATTAATATATATAATTTATCTTGACAATATCCGATTTCGGATTTATAATAAAATTAAAATTCCACATTAAACTTTGGAGGAACAGCTATGTTGAAAATAGTCAAAGAACAAAATTTAGAATTAAATCGTATTTGGAGAATGCAAGACCAATTGTATCAAACTTATGCTACTCATTGTCATTTATCTTCAGTATCTTTTTGGATATTATACACCTTGAATGAAGCAAATGAAGTCTATACACAAAATATTCTTGCTGAAATGTGGTATTTTCCAAGGCAAACAGTTAATTCAGCAATCATGAATCTTGTAAAAATTGGATATATAAAACTTGAGCAAATACAAGGGGCAAGAAATAGTAAAGCTGTAATATTAACAGAGCAAGGGTTAAATATATGTAAAAATATTGTTACCCCATTAGTTAATGCAGAACTACGTGCATTATTAAAAATGTCTGAAGAAGAACGTCAAATGTTCCTTGAGCTTTCCAATAAACAACAGCGTTTGTTACAAGCAGAACTTAATATGATTTATCAAAATGAAATAATAAATTTTGATTTAATAAATAAGGAGATACAGAAATGAGTTTAGAACAATGGATTCTATGTCCTTTCTGTAAAAGCAAAACTCGAATAAAAATTCGAAATGATACAATATTAAAAAACTTTCCATTATTTTGTCCTAAGTGTAAATATGAAACACTTATAGATGTAGAAAAAATGAATATATTGGAAAGTAAAGAGCCAGATGCAAAGACACAGAGCCGATAATCAGTATTTTAGATATGATTATCGGCTTTTTATATATAAAACAAAAATGGAGGAACTATACAATGAAAATTATTACCATAAGTCGAGAATTTGGAAGTGGTGGCAGAGAAATAGGAAAACAACTTGCTGATCAACTTGGTTTTGATTATTATGACAAAGAAATTATTACTGCTATTGCAGATAAACATGATATGGATAAAAACTATGTGTCTGAAATATTAGATAATAAAAGATGGCAAACTATTCCCTTAACTTTTTGTTGTTCCTTTACAATGGTGAATATAATGCAATCTATCAAAGTTGATCTATTAGTAGAGCAAACACAAGTAATCAAAGAAATTGCAAAAGCTGGAAAAAATTGTGTTATTGTTGGGCGAAATGCGGATGAATTACTTAAGGATTATCACCCTTTTAATATTTTTATCTGTGCTGATATGAAATCAAAAATTCGCCGTTGTATAGAACGAGCTACAAAGAATGAAAATTTATCTAGAAAAGAAATGGAAGAAAAAATTCGTAGCATTGATAAAAACCGTGCTGAAGTTCGTGAAATTATTACCCACAAAAGTTGGGGACTCCATACTTCCTATCACCTTATTGTAAATGCTTCCAATTGGAACTTAAAAGAATTAACATCAGCAATTGCAGTATTTATAGAAAGCTGGTTTAGGAGGTTAAAACAATGATTCAGCTCTCAGATCATTTTAATTATAAAAGACTTTTACATTTTACCTTTCCTACCATCATCATGTTAATTATCAGCTCTATCTATGGTGTGGTTGATGGTTACTTTGTATCAAACTTTATAGGTAAAATACCCTTTACTGCAATTAACTTTGTTATGCCTTTTCTTTTGATATTAGGATGTACAGGATTTCTATTTGGAACAGGTGGTGGAGCATTGATTGCTAAAACAATGGGTGAAGGCAAACGAGAAAAAGCCAGTAAACAGTTTTCTTTATTAATCTATACATCTGCAATATTTGGTATTATTCTAGCTGTATTTGGTATTATAGTACTACGCTGGATCATATCTGTATTAGGTGCAGAGGGCCAGCTATTAGAAGATAGTATCACCTATGGACAAGTGGTTTTACTTGCTATCCCTGCATATATTCTACAATGTGAGTTTCAATGTCTGTTTGCTACAGCAGAAAAACCAAAACTTGGTTTATATGTTGCAATTGGAGCAGGAATAACAAACATTATACTTGATTTCCTATTTATTGTTGTATTTAAATGGGGACTAGTAGGTGCAGCTGCAGCTACTGCAATTGGCCAATTTATTGGTGGTATTGTTCCTGTAATTTATTTTGTTCGTCCCAATGGTAGTCTACTCCGACTTACTAAAACAAATTTTGATGGTATAGCTTTATTGAAAACTATTTCAAATGGGTCTTCTGAATTATTGACCAATATTTCTACCTCTGTTGTTAGTATGCTTTATAATGTACAATTATTAAAATATGCAGGAGAAGATGGCA encodes:
- a CDS encoding replication initiation protein yields the protein MNFDILQKDIQIEFSKYLNRKERTLIKSLTIKDKNVTLPFKEFLKYLDFETQEEGIKFLNSFMNKYIILSSTNSKYLAYLNILQSFYISGDDITLIFPDEIASSFKKGTNYEKLGINRMLTFREKFSYRLYQYVKRATENSVYIPMETLRNLLEIKESYKRYYDIEKNLLMPVLKDLEDNGHLPLLYTKNKNGDYKSAKILGITLEKQIVENSNTIIINDIMTKIGKEVKNFTEIYSIVLKALAEHGEEYVRNNTDYALKNFTGNFDIYLEQLLLKNTPVEKAFLTVKKKFKTLFELHMEVLKIAQKESHYPSNLKFLIKIYSLKDGESTVCDGKDISMKITYNKNDFSYIEVFRQKMNEDDIKID
- a CDS encoding MarR family winged helix-turn-helix transcriptional regulator, whose protein sequence is MLKIVKEQNLELNRIWRMQDQLYQTYATHCHLSSVSFWILYTLNEANEVYTQNILAEMWYFPRQTVNSAIMNLVKIGYIKLEQIQGARNSKAVILTEQGLNICKNIVTPLVNAELRALLKMSEEERQMFLELSNKQQRLLQAELNMIYQNEIINFDLINKEIQK
- a CDS encoding cysteine-rich KTR domain-containing protein; amino-acid sequence: MSLEQWILCPFCKSKTRIKIRNDTILKNFPLFCPKCKYETLIDVEKMNILESKEPDAKTQSR
- a CDS encoding AAA family ATPase, whose product is MKIITISREFGSGGREIGKQLADQLGFDYYDKEIITAIADKHDMDKNYVSEILDNKRWQTIPLTFCCSFTMVNIMQSIKVDLLVEQTQVIKEIAKAGKNCVIVGRNADELLKDYHPFNIFICADMKSKIRRCIERATKNENLSRKEMEEKIRSIDKNRAEVREIITHKSWGLHTSYHLIVNASNWNLKELTSAIAVFIESWFRRLKQ
- a CDS encoding MATE family efflux transporter; the protein is MIQLSDHFNYKRLLHFTFPTIIMLIISSIYGVVDGYFVSNFIGKIPFTAINFVMPFLLILGCTGFLFGTGGGALIAKTMGEGKREKASKQFSLLIYTSAIFGIILAVFGIIVLRWIISVLGAEGQLLEDSITYGQVVLLAIPAYILQCEFQCLFATAEKPKLGLYVAIGAGITNIILDFLFIVVFKWGLVGAAAATAIGQFIGGIVPVIYFVRPNGSLLRLTKTNFDGIALLKTISNGSSELLTNISTSVVSMLYNVQLLKYAGEDGIAAYGVLLYVALLFQAVFIGYSVGTAPIISYHYGAKDYGELKNLRKKSLIIIMGFAISMFVIGELLSKPIVMIFVGYDHGLMHMTQYAFMIYSFSFLFSGFGIWGSSFFTALNNGLVSALIAFIRILVFQVVAVLVFPLIWQLDGIWFSIVGAEIMATIVTVLFLIYKQKKYHY